A genomic segment from Dietzia psychralcaliphila encodes:
- a CDS encoding phage holin family protein, with the protein MALILGLIVNAVALWVATLIVPGISLYEPAADAGMASGTADNEVSVPTIAALLIVAVVFTLVNAVIKPIVQLLSLPLTILTLGLFLLVVNALMLMLTGWITTTFQPFGAQYVVSGFWAAFFGAIVIGLVNWVLGMVIPTRARD; encoded by the coding sequence ATGGCGCTGATACTGGGGTTGATCGTCAACGCGGTCGCCCTGTGGGTGGCGACGCTGATCGTGCCGGGGATCTCCCTGTACGAACCCGCCGCGGACGCCGGGATGGCCTCTGGCACCGCGGACAACGAGGTGAGCGTGCCGACCATCGCCGCGCTGCTCATCGTGGCCGTGGTGTTCACGCTGGTCAACGCGGTGATCAAGCCGATCGTGCAGCTGCTGTCCCTGCCGTTGACCATCCTCACGCTGGGGCTGTTCCTGCTGGTGGTCAACGCGCTGATGCTCATGCTCACCGGCTGGATCACCACCACGTTCCAACCCTTCGGGGCGCAGTACGTGGTGAGCGGGTTCTGGGCGGCGTTCTTCGGGGCGATCGTGATCGGCCTGGTCAACTGGGTGCTCGGCATGGTGATCCCCACGCGCGCCCGCGACTGA
- a CDS encoding glycerophosphodiester phosphodiesterase family protein has protein sequence MRSTRALFTVGGTALGCLLTASSLTVATAATGSLGADGPLGSLDALGSLGAGERAFDLQAHRGGVGLHVESTPQAFSHALELGVTTLELDTQVTADGAVVVTHDRRPRTDVCQDTAPGVEGDPLFPYMDNYIHQLTLEQVRTLDCGSLRRPGYPEQQTHPGEKMMLLSELFDLVKAHGADGPGGVWMNIETKVEAGAPDQTAPREKFVSAVHEEIADSGLEQQITVQSFDWGALMAMHELAPALPLVALTNHDFLGIDSGEPSPWLGGIDIGDFDGDGVAAAASIDGVVAYSPVATHPDQSCTVGESDCRAYVTEEMVESAHSHGLKIVPWTVNNVPTMEYLMDIGVDGIITDYPDRLRDLMSERGLALPPQYTAEG, from the coding sequence ATGCGCAGCACACGTGCCCTCTTCACGGTAGGAGGCACCGCCCTCGGTTGCCTCCTCACCGCCTCATCCCTGACCGTCGCCACCGCCGCGACGGGATCGCTCGGCGCCGACGGACCGCTGGGTTCACTCGATGCCCTCGGCTCGCTCGGCGCCGGGGAGCGCGCCTTCGATCTCCAGGCGCACCGCGGGGGCGTGGGGCTCCATGTCGAGAGCACCCCGCAGGCGTTCTCCCATGCGCTCGAACTGGGCGTGACCACCCTTGAACTCGACACCCAGGTCACCGCCGACGGCGCGGTCGTGGTCACGCACGACCGACGGCCCCGGACGGACGTCTGCCAGGACACCGCACCCGGGGTGGAGGGCGATCCCCTGTTCCCGTACATGGACAACTACATCCACCAGCTCACGCTCGAGCAGGTCCGGACGCTCGACTGTGGTTCGCTCCGTCGTCCCGGGTACCCCGAGCAGCAGACCCATCCGGGTGAGAAGATGATGCTCCTCTCCGAGCTATTCGACCTGGTCAAGGCCCACGGGGCCGACGGGCCGGGCGGGGTGTGGATGAACATCGAGACGAAGGTGGAGGCCGGGGCCCCGGACCAGACCGCCCCGCGCGAGAAGTTCGTCTCGGCGGTCCACGAGGAGATCGCCGACTCGGGCCTCGAGCAGCAGATCACGGTCCAGTCGTTCGACTGGGGCGCGCTGATGGCGATGCACGAGCTCGCCCCGGCCCTCCCGCTCGTGGCCCTGACGAACCACGACTTCCTCGGCATCGACTCCGGCGAGCCCTCGCCGTGGCTCGGAGGAATCGATATCGGGGACTTCGACGGTGACGGCGTCGCAGCCGCGGCCTCCATCGACGGTGTGGTCGCCTACTCACCGGTCGCGACCCACCCCGACCAGAGCTGCACGGTCGGTGAGAGCGACTGCCGGGCGTACGTCACGGAAGAGATGGTCGAGAGCGCTCACTCTCACGGTCTGAAGATCGTCCCGTGGACGGTGAACAACGTTCCGACCATGGAGTACCTCATGGACATCGGGGTCGACGGGATCATCACCGACTATCCCGACCGGCTGCGGGACCTCATGTCGGAGCGGGGCTTGGCGCTACCGCCGCAGTACACCGCCGAGGGGTGA
- a CDS encoding peptidoglycan recognition protein family protein has product MPVSRRGFLTAASVGVGVAVASSVRGPLAGANPFDTGSLGMAQDLLKSVPTGSGMIQPNGPLGYVGVTFPSAEEIAGRIRFAFPDGSVGDWLPLEAMDSAPDSGSTPASELVAAPDGSVGYEVDAPAGARATAFDDGRGAPRNYSLASVGTLGLPIIPRAAWGAGDVSGNRWASQFHPAQAITIHHTASPVGLDRAASVRAIYNYHANTLGWGDVGYHLLIDPEGRIYQGRGGTVGGTPVFQVPPLAGIAPPVVTAGHTGGVNNGNIGISLLGDFTGAPPTAAAVGATINCVRALCSATGINPRGGITYRNPQGGATRNMPAVSGHRDWGGTACPGNSFYPQMQFIRDAAARGWAPNAVSSAAFGS; this is encoded by the coding sequence ATGCCCGTTTCACGCCGTGGGTTTCTCACCGCCGCGTCAGTCGGGGTGGGCGTCGCTGTCGCCTCCTCCGTCCGTGGCCCCCTCGCCGGGGCCAACCCGTTCGACACCGGTTCCCTCGGCATGGCCCAGGATCTGCTCAAGTCGGTCCCGACCGGCAGCGGCATGATCCAGCCGAACGGTCCACTCGGCTACGTCGGGGTGACCTTCCCCAGCGCCGAGGAGATCGCCGGCCGCATCCGGTTCGCGTTCCCCGACGGCTCGGTGGGCGACTGGCTGCCGCTCGAGGCGATGGACTCCGCCCCGGACTCCGGGAGCACGCCCGCCTCTGAACTCGTCGCCGCGCCGGACGGTTCCGTGGGCTACGAGGTCGACGCGCCCGCCGGCGCGCGGGCGACCGCGTTCGACGACGGCCGGGGCGCACCGCGCAACTACAGCCTGGCCAGCGTCGGGACGCTCGGCCTGCCGATCATCCCGCGCGCGGCGTGGGGTGCCGGCGACGTGTCCGGCAACCGCTGGGCTTCCCAGTTCCACCCGGCACAGGCGATCACCATCCACCACACGGCCTCGCCCGTCGGCCTGGACCGCGCCGCCAGCGTGCGCGCGATCTACAACTACCACGCCAACACGCTGGGCTGGGGCGACGTCGGATACCACCTGCTCATCGACCCCGAGGGCCGGATCTACCAGGGCCGCGGCGGAACCGTCGGCGGGACCCCGGTATTCCAGGTGCCGCCGCTCGCCGGTATCGCTCCCCCGGTGGTCACCGCAGGCCATACGGGCGGCGTCAACAACGGCAATATCGGCATCAGTCTGCTGGGCGACTTCACCGGGGCACCGCCGACCGCCGCCGCCGTGGGCGCGACCATCAACTGCGTGCGTGCCCTCTGTTCGGCCACCGGCATCAACCCGCGTGGCGGCATCACCTACCGCAATCCGCAGGGCGGGGCCACGCGCAACATGCCGGCCGTCTCGGGACACCGCGACTGGGGCGGGACCGCCTGCCCGGGCAACTCGTTCTACCCGCAGATGCAGTTCATCCGCGACGCCGCCGCGCGCGGCTGGGCCCCGAACGCGGTCTCCTCGGCCGCCTTCGGCTCCTGA
- the leuA gene encoding 2-isopropylmalate synthase → MNPADAFVSSSSTITSPSKPGRPDQPSWNRQKGSSMPAHRYRPFAEEVEDVSLPDRTWPDKTITHAPQWCAVDLRDGNQALIDPMSPARKRRMFELLVRMGYKEIEVGFPSASQTDYDFVREIIEDDAIPEDVTIQVLVQCREDLIRRTFEACEGASNVIVHFYNSTSILQRKVVFRKDRDAIKKIATDAAALVTAVAKDYPDTNWRWEYSPESFTGTELAFSKEVCDAVTEVVGATPENPIILNLPATVEMATPNVYADQIEWMHRNLARRDSTILSLHPHNDRGTGVAAAELAFQAGADRIEGCLFGNGERTGNVCLVTLGMNLLTRGVDPQINFSDMDEIRRTVEYANQLRVPERHPYGGDLVFTAFSGSHQDAINKGFDALEAEADARGEDVTDITWEVPYLPVDPKDEGRSYEAVIRVNSQSGKGGVAYIMKSDYGLQLPRRLQMEFSALVQNVTDSEGGEVTPKQMWDIFTLEYLDRISPMERMSQHLEVSETDDGEDSIEAVIKWKGETRELTGSGNGPLAAFVAALNEMFDDEVRILDYSEHAMTAGDDATAAAYVEVQFGNRVFWGVGRAGSITTASLRAVVSAVNRAYADEAAGSDDTVGSTEGARTWAP, encoded by the coding sequence ATGAATCCCGCTGACGCATTCGTCTCGTCGTCGTCGACGATCACCTCCCCCTCCAAGCCCGGACGCCCCGACCAACCGTCGTGGAACCGACAGAAGGGCTCCTCGATGCCGGCGCATCGGTATCGGCCCTTCGCCGAGGAGGTCGAGGACGTCTCGCTGCCCGACCGCACCTGGCCGGACAAGACCATCACCCACGCGCCCCAGTGGTGCGCCGTGGATCTGCGCGACGGCAACCAGGCGCTGATCGACCCCATGAGCCCGGCCCGCAAGCGCCGCATGTTCGAGCTGCTGGTGCGCATGGGCTACAAGGAGATCGAGGTCGGCTTCCCGTCGGCGTCGCAGACGGACTACGACTTCGTCCGCGAGATCATCGAGGACGACGCCATCCCCGAGGACGTCACCATCCAGGTGCTGGTCCAGTGCCGGGAGGACCTGATCCGCCGAACGTTCGAGGCCTGCGAGGGCGCGTCCAACGTGATCGTGCACTTCTACAACTCCACCTCGATCCTGCAGCGCAAGGTGGTGTTCCGTAAGGACCGCGACGCCATCAAGAAGATCGCCACCGACGCCGCCGCCCTGGTCACGGCCGTCGCGAAGGACTACCCGGACACCAACTGGCGCTGGGAGTACTCACCCGAGTCCTTCACCGGCACCGAGCTGGCGTTCTCCAAGGAGGTCTGCGACGCCGTCACCGAGGTCGTGGGCGCCACCCCCGAGAACCCGATCATCCTCAACCTGCCCGCGACGGTCGAGATGGCCACGCCCAACGTGTACGCCGACCAGATCGAGTGGATGCACCGCAACCTGGCGCGGCGCGACTCGACCATCCTGTCGCTGCACCCGCACAACGACCGCGGCACCGGCGTGGCCGCCGCCGAGCTGGCCTTCCAGGCCGGCGCCGACCGCATCGAGGGCTGCCTGTTCGGCAACGGCGAGCGCACCGGCAACGTCTGCCTGGTGACTCTGGGCATGAACCTGCTCACCCGTGGCGTCGACCCGCAGATCAACTTCTCCGACATGGACGAGATCCGCCGCACCGTCGAGTACGCCAACCAGCTGCGGGTACCCGAGCGCCACCCCTACGGCGGCGACCTGGTGTTCACCGCCTTCTCCGGCTCGCACCAGGACGCGATCAACAAGGGCTTCGACGCCCTGGAGGCCGAGGCCGACGCACGCGGCGAGGACGTCACCGACATCACCTGGGAGGTCCCGTACCTGCCCGTCGACCCCAAGGACGAAGGCCGGTCGTACGAGGCCGTGATCCGCGTGAACTCGCAGTCCGGCAAGGGTGGCGTCGCCTACATCATGAAGAGCGACTACGGCCTGCAGCTGCCGCGGCGCCTGCAGATGGAGTTCTCCGCGCTGGTGCAGAACGTCACCGATTCCGAGGGCGGCGAGGTCACACCCAAGCAGATGTGGGACATCTTCACGCTGGAGTACCTGGACCGCATCTCCCCCATGGAGCGCATGTCCCAGCACCTCGAGGTCTCCGAGACCGATGACGGCGAGGACTCCATCGAGGCCGTCATCAAGTGGAAGGGCGAGACCCGGGAGCTCACCGGGTCCGGTAACGGCCCCCTGGCGGCGTTCGTCGCCGCGCTCAACGAGATGTTCGACGACGAGGTGCGCATCCTCGACTACTCGGAGCACGCCATGACCGCCGGAGACGACGCGACCGCGGCCGCCTATGTCGAGGTGCAGTTCGGCAACCGGGTCTTCTGGGGGGTCGGCCGCGCCGGTTCCATCACCACGGCGTCGCTGCGCGCGGTGGTCTCGGCGGTGAACCGGGCGTACGCGGACGAGGCCGCGGGCTCCGACGACACCGTGGGCAGCACCGAGGGCGCCCGCACCTGGGCTCCCTGA
- a CDS encoding GNAT family N-acetyltransferase, with protein MTSPEQSELVIRRASRSDLDLVLSAGDLFAYPPTAEWTRDFLDNGSNLLLLALQDEVPVGMLVAVETGYLGASPDLFVYGIRVSEALRGRGIAHQLVDKAVGIAEEAGCRRLWGSMHHDQELGPDSPLSPPETTTGSTTFVIPIP; from the coding sequence ATGACCTCGCCGGAGCAGTCGGAGCTCGTGATCCGTCGCGCCTCTCGCTCCGACCTCGATCTCGTGCTGTCGGCCGGCGACCTCTTCGCCTACCCGCCCACCGCGGAATGGACCCGGGACTTCCTCGACAACGGGTCCAACCTCCTGCTGCTGGCCCTGCAGGACGAGGTCCCCGTGGGGATGCTGGTGGCGGTGGAGACCGGGTACCTGGGCGCCAGCCCGGACCTGTTCGTCTACGGAATCCGGGTGAGCGAGGCGTTGCGGGGCCGCGGGATCGCCCATCAGCTCGTGGACAAGGCCGTCGGCATCGCCGAGGAGGCCGGTTGCCGCAGACTCTGGGGTTCCATGCACCACGACCAGGAACTGGGCCCCGACTCGCCCCTCTCCCCACCCGAGACGACCACCGGGTCCACGACCTTCGTCATCCCGATTCCATGA
- a CDS encoding trypsin-like serine protease: protein MRPTRPSGTSDFGRVVRGGRARLSRRATVGAAVAALVAPLAVAAPTAGAVVNGTPSGPAPWAVQITTFSGIPGTPCSGVVVAPYWVATAKHCGPANPNAYTLGFGNQATVPGGFAETASLASPSIVGAFGSLDTGSVGRHTPVAAYHAPAGDVMLLKLAHRAPSPSVKRAGADPAPGATLRFHGFGETTPRGQRSAELRTGLTRLERVEPRAGSRIGRSHTTQGGYGNGDSGGPVFHGDLLVGIHSGSDHGRRQPNGTNPAWYESIPFQNGWIDWMVANR from the coding sequence ATGCGCCCCACACGCCCCAGCGGCACCTCTGATTTCGGCCGCGTCGTGCGTGGGGGCCGTGCTCGCCTCTCCCGCCGCGCAACGGTCGGCGCCGCCGTCGCCGCGCTCGTCGCCCCACTGGCCGTCGCCGCCCCCACGGCCGGAGCCGTGGTCAACGGAACCCCCTCCGGCCCGGCGCCCTGGGCCGTGCAGATCACCACGTTCAGCGGCATTCCGGGCACGCCCTGCTCCGGGGTGGTGGTGGCCCCGTACTGGGTGGCCACCGCCAAACACTGCGGACCCGCCAATCCGAACGCCTACACCCTGGGCTTCGGCAACCAGGCCACCGTGCCGGGCGGGTTCGCCGAGACCGCCTCGCTGGCCAGTCCGTCGATCGTCGGGGCGTTCGGCTCCCTGGACACCGGCAGTGTCGGACGCCACACCCCCGTCGCCGCCTACCACGCCCCCGCCGGGGACGTCATGCTGCTCAAGCTGGCCCACCGGGCGCCGTCCCCGTCGGTCAAGCGGGCAGGTGCCGACCCCGCCCCCGGCGCGACCCTGCGCTTCCACGGCTTCGGCGAGACCACCCCCCGCGGTCAGCGCTCCGCGGAGCTGCGCACCGGACTCACCCGCCTCGAGCGCGTGGAGCCGCGCGCCGGATCCCGGATCGGCCGGTCCCACACCACCCAGGGTGGATACGGGAACGGGGACTCAGGGGGACCGGTTTTCCACGGCGACCTGCTGGTGGGCATCCATTCCGGTTCCGACCACGGCCGACGCCAGCCCAACGGAACCAATCCGGCCTGGTACGAGTCGATCCCGTTCCAGAACGGGTGGATCGACTGGATGGTCGCCAACCGATGA
- a CDS encoding DMT family transporter, with product MTETLAAVLLALASALSQAFGTVMRHRTKDRAEGRLEGRFGVLASRFWWTGMAISLAGFAFQGLALAFGSLILVQTITVLSLTFALPLGAWVTGRRITKTELFWGYVLAGCVVVLVIYGRPTGGDAHPPWYEWALACAGGLAVIAVLLRLSRNRRRNGNRALLLGVAGGLAFAYVALLTKGVADRWFTGGVLEVFTTGEVYGLVAAAVIALTLQQMSFSAGAVHQAVPASTVTTPVVALGLGVVVLGEWFTVDGPELAILAATLVLMVVATVRLANKEVDRGAETVPGNAGAVSRDS from the coding sequence ATGACGGAAACCTTGGCGGCCGTGTTGTTGGCCCTCGCCTCCGCCCTCAGCCAGGCCTTCGGAACCGTGATGCGGCACCGGACCAAGGACCGCGCCGAGGGCCGGCTCGAGGGTCGTTTCGGCGTCCTCGCCAGCAGGTTCTGGTGGACCGGCATGGCCATCAGCCTGGCCGGATTCGCCTTTCAGGGACTGGCGCTGGCGTTCGGTTCGCTGATCCTGGTGCAGACCATCACAGTCCTCTCACTGACCTTCGCGCTCCCGCTGGGCGCGTGGGTGACGGGTCGGCGGATCACCAAGACGGAACTGTTCTGGGGATACGTCCTGGCGGGATGCGTGGTGGTCCTGGTGATCTATGGTCGGCCGACGGGGGGTGACGCCCATCCGCCCTGGTACGAGTGGGCGCTCGCGTGCGCGGGCGGGCTCGCGGTGATCGCGGTGTTGCTCCGCCTGTCCCGCAATCGCCGCCGCAACGGCAACCGGGCGCTGCTCCTGGGCGTCGCCGGAGGCCTCGCCTTCGCCTACGTCGCGCTGCTCACCAAGGGCGTCGCCGACCGGTGGTTCACGGGCGGGGTGCTCGAGGTGTTCACCACGGGGGAGGTGTACGGACTGGTGGCGGCGGCGGTGATCGCGCTGACGCTGCAGCAGATGTCGTTCTCGGCGGGGGCCGTGCACCAGGCGGTGCCCGCCTCGACCGTCACCACGCCGGTCGTCGCACTGGGACTCGGCGTGGTGGTGCTGGGCGAGTGGTTCACCGTCGACGGCCCCGAGCTGGCGATCCTGGCCGCGACGCTCGTCCTGATGGTGGTGGCCACGGTGCGGTTAGCAAACAAGGAGGTCGACCGCGGGGCCGAGACGGTCCCGGGTAACGCGGGCGCCGTCTCCCGCGATTCCTGA
- a CDS encoding aspartate kinase has protein sequence MALVVQKYGGSSVESAERIRRVAERIVETKKAGNDVVVVASAMGDTTDELLDLADQVCPAPPQREMDMLLTSGERISNALLAMAISSFGMEAYSFTGSQAGIITTTKHGDSRIIDITPGRVRDALDQGKIALVAGFQGVSRETLDVTTLGRGGSDTTAVAMAAALGADVCEIYSDVDGIYTADPRIVPDARKLDSISYEEMLEMAAVGSKILNLRSVEFARRYHVPLRVRSSYSTNPGTLVAGKVEDIPVEDAVLTGVAHDASEAKITVVGIPDQPGYAAKIFRVVADAEINIDMVLQNVSKAEGKTDITFTCPREVGARAVEVLSQAKDDLGIDQVLYDDNVGKVSLVGAGMKSHPGVTATFCESLSEAGVNIELISTSEIRISALVREDELPESVRALHAAFELGGEEEAQVYAGTGR, from the coding sequence GTGGCACTCGTAGTGCAGAAGTACGGCGGCTCCTCCGTGGAGTCCGCAGAACGAATCCGTCGGGTCGCCGAGAGGATCGTCGAGACAAAGAAGGCCGGGAACGACGTCGTGGTGGTCGCCTCGGCGATGGGGGACACGACCGACGAGCTCCTGGACCTGGCCGACCAGGTCTGCCCGGCGCCCCCGCAGCGCGAGATGGACATGCTGCTGACCTCGGGCGAGAGGATCTCCAACGCCCTGCTGGCCATGGCCATCAGCTCGTTCGGGATGGAGGCCTACTCGTTCACCGGCTCGCAGGCCGGGATCATCACCACCACCAAGCACGGCGACAGCAGGATCATCGACATCACCCCGGGGCGGGTCCGTGACGCCCTCGACCAGGGCAAGATCGCCCTGGTCGCCGGGTTCCAGGGCGTGTCCCGGGAGACCCTCGACGTCACGACTCTCGGCCGTGGCGGTTCGGACACCACCGCGGTGGCCATGGCGGCCGCGCTGGGAGCCGACGTCTGCGAGATCTACTCGGACGTCGACGGCATCTACACCGCCGACCCCCGGATCGTCCCCGACGCCCGCAAGCTCGACTCCATCTCGTACGAGGAGATGCTGGAGATGGCGGCCGTCGGCTCGAAGATCCTCAACCTGCGGAGCGTCGAGTTCGCCCGCCGGTACCACGTGCCCCTGCGCGTGCGCTCGTCGTATTCGACCAACCCGGGCACGCTCGTGGCCGGAAAAGTGGAGGACATCCCCGTGGAAGACGCAGTCCTGACCGGAGTCGCACACGACGCCTCGGAGGCCAAGATCACGGTCGTCGGTATCCCCGACCAGCCGGGGTACGCCGCCAAGATCTTCCGCGTGGTGGCAGACGCCGAGATCAACATCGACATGGTCCTGCAGAACGTCTCCAAGGCGGAGGGCAAGACCGACATCACCTTCACCTGCCCGCGTGAGGTCGGGGCCAGGGCCGTCGAGGTGCTCTCACAGGCTAAGGACGACCTAGGGATCGACCAGGTGCTCTACGACGACAACGTCGGCAAGGTCTCCCTGGTGGGCGCCGGCATGAAGTCGCACCCGGGCGTCACCGCGACCTTCTGCGAGTCGCTGTCCGAGGCCGGGGTCAATATCGAGCTCATCTCCACCTCGGAGATCCGCATCTCGGCGTTGGTCCGCGAGGACGAGCTCCCCGAGAGCGTCCGCGCCCTGCACGCCGCGTTCGAGCTCGGCGGCGAGGAGGAGGCCCAGGTCTACGCCGGCACCGGTCGCTGA
- a CDS encoding DUF559 domain-containing protein, with the protein MSARPRNVPIRTRDLRHRTGSRLTSRGYARLHHGLWFRDGVPIDSWARAEALMELYPDAAVTGWLAAVIYGHAFAPLDFADEVVAPGRRIERPGVTGWQYRIPPEHVQILTSGHCPDIRIASPEWTLFDIARHEPRVEAICALDTSTTMGLLPINRLRPLAEGLRGVRGRRIVLTRLGEVDTLAESPWETRTRLFLLENGLTGFVLQHRVPEFRYRLDIAWPSLKVAVEYDGAGHRTRKQQADDEIRRNRLRAAGWYIEVVTATSLVRSPDEILAHVRAALGRRGYVSPGA; encoded by the coding sequence GTGAGCGCGCGCCCCCGGAACGTACCCATCCGTACCCGTGACCTCCGGCACCGGACCGGAAGCCGGTTGACGAGTCGCGGCTATGCCCGCCTTCATCACGGCCTGTGGTTCCGCGACGGCGTTCCCATCGACTCCTGGGCGCGGGCGGAGGCACTCATGGAGCTCTACCCGGACGCAGCGGTGACAGGATGGCTCGCGGCAGTCATCTACGGGCACGCCTTCGCGCCGCTCGACTTCGCGGACGAGGTGGTGGCGCCGGGGCGGCGGATCGAGCGGCCGGGCGTTACTGGATGGCAATACCGGATCCCGCCCGAGCACGTCCAGATCCTGACGTCGGGGCACTGCCCGGACATCCGCATAGCGAGCCCGGAGTGGACTCTCTTCGACATCGCACGTCACGAACCGAGAGTCGAGGCCATCTGCGCCCTCGACACCTCCACCACCATGGGGCTCCTGCCGATCAATCGGCTGCGCCCGCTGGCCGAAGGGTTACGAGGCGTGCGCGGCCGCAGGATCGTGCTCACGCGGCTCGGGGAGGTCGACACCCTCGCCGAATCGCCATGGGAGACCCGAACGCGGCTGTTCCTACTCGAGAACGGGTTGACCGGATTCGTCCTCCAGCACCGGGTGCCCGAGTTCAGATACCGCCTCGACATCGCGTGGCCGTCCCTGAAGGTGGCGGTGGAGTACGACGGCGCGGGTCACCGCACGCGGAAGCAACAGGCCGACGATGAGATCCGACGGAACCGACTGCGAGCGGCCGGCTGGTACATCGAGGTAGTCACCGCGACCTCACTGGTTCGCAGCCCCGACGAGATCCTGGCGCACGTGCGGGCGGCGTTGGGCCGACGCGGCTACGTGAGCCCCGGTGCCTGA
- a CDS encoding aspartate-semialdehyde dehydrogenase: MTTVAVVGATGQVGRVMRALLEERNFPADKVRFFASARSAGTTLPFRGEEIVVEDTADTTDEELKGIDIALFSAGGTMSKEQAPRFAAAGAVVVDNSSAWRKDPDVPLIVSEVNPEAAQNPPKGIIANPNCTTMAAMPVLKVLHEAAGLKRLVVSTYQAVSGSGLQGVRTLEEQVTGNVGVGHELVHDGAALKVDDTGPYVAPIAFNVLPLAGALVDDGSEETDEEQKLRNESRKILGLPELRVAGTCVRVPVFTGHTLSINAEFERDITPEQAREVLSKAAGVKVVEVPTPLDAAGIDESLVGRIRQDQSIEGNRGLNLMVAGDNLRKGAALNTIQIAELLVK, translated from the coding sequence ATGACCACTGTCGCCGTAGTCGGAGCCACGGGCCAGGTGGGGCGCGTGATGCGCGCCCTGCTGGAGGAGCGGAACTTCCCGGCTGACAAGGTGCGGTTCTTCGCCTCCGCCCGGTCGGCGGGCACCACGCTGCCGTTCCGCGGCGAGGAGATCGTCGTGGAGGACACGGCCGACACCACCGACGAGGAGCTCAAGGGCATCGACATCGCCCTGTTCTCGGCCGGCGGCACCATGTCCAAGGAGCAGGCGCCCAGGTTTGCGGCGGCCGGCGCCGTCGTCGTCGACAACTCCAGCGCCTGGCGCAAGGACCCCGACGTCCCGCTGATCGTCTCCGAGGTCAACCCCGAGGCGGCGCAGAACCCGCCCAAGGGCATCATCGCCAACCCCAACTGCACCACCATGGCCGCGATGCCGGTGCTCAAGGTGCTTCATGAGGCGGCCGGTCTCAAGCGGCTGGTGGTGTCGACGTACCAGGCCGTGTCCGGGTCGGGTTTGCAGGGCGTGCGGACCCTCGAGGAGCAGGTGACCGGGAACGTCGGCGTCGGCCACGAGTTGGTGCACGACGGCGCGGCGCTCAAGGTGGACGACACGGGGCCGTACGTGGCGCCGATCGCGTTCAACGTGCTGCCGCTGGCGGGCGCGCTGGTCGACGACGGGTCCGAGGAGACCGACGAGGAGCAGAAGCTTCGCAACGAGTCGCGCAAGATCCTCGGGCTGCCCGAGCTCCGCGTGGCCGGCACCTGCGTGCGCGTGCCGGTGTTCACCGGTCACACGCTGAGCATCAACGCCGAGTTCGAGCGGGACATCACCCCGGAGCAGGCGCGCGAGGTGCTGTCGAAGGCCGCGGGCGTGAAGGTCGTGGAGGTGCCGACCCCGCTGGACGCGGCGGGCATCGACGAGTCGCTGGTGGGCCGCATCCGCCAGGACCAGTCGATCGAGGGCAACAGGGGCCTGAACCTCATGGTGGCGGGCGACAACCTGCGCAAGGGTGCCGCGCTCAACACCATCCAGATCGCAGAGTTGCTGGTCAAGTAG